One genomic region from Pseudomonas hormoni encodes:
- a CDS encoding LysR substrate-binding domain-containing protein, with the protein MAATIAQAVQALLGPLKQILGSVSTLVGAASAELSTSRQTVRIVMADFPAIIIAQRLHQRLAALAPGIDLVIQPWQGGEAAQESLSRGQSDLAMSVFPPLGPDFTRSLLLHEHFMVAMRTGHPAIADFDLDRWLSYPHVLVSGRGATWGPLDEQLKGQGLSRRVGIVVPSFVMVPDLLLGSDLIAMLPSQCLSMPMAKALHTVEPPIEVEGFALHLAWHKRRDEDAAVQCVARVLEEVIDVSGD; encoded by the coding sequence TGGGCTCGGTCAGCACCCTGGTCGGTGCCGCCAGTGCCGAGCTGAGCACCTCGCGCCAGACCGTGCGCATCGTCATGGCCGACTTCCCGGCGATCATCATCGCCCAGCGATTGCACCAACGGCTGGCGGCACTGGCGCCGGGCATCGACCTGGTGATTCAACCCTGGCAGGGCGGCGAGGCGGCTCAGGAAAGTCTGAGTCGCGGCCAAAGCGATCTGGCCATGTCGGTCTTCCCGCCCCTCGGACCGGACTTCACCCGAAGCTTGCTGTTGCACGAACATTTCATGGTGGCGATGCGAACCGGGCATCCGGCAATCGCGGACTTTGATCTCGACCGCTGGCTGAGTTATCCACACGTGCTGGTGTCCGGGCGCGGCGCCACCTGGGGCCCGCTCGATGAACAGCTGAAGGGCCAAGGGCTGTCGCGCCGGGTCGGGATCGTCGTGCCGAGCTTTGTCATGGTTCCGGATCTGCTGCTGGGCTCGGACCTGATTGCGATGCTGCCCAGTCAGTGCCTGTCGATGCCGATGGCCAAGGCGCTGCACACCGTGGAACCGCCGATTGAGGTGGAGGGTTTTGCGTTGCATCTGGCCTGGCATAAACGGCGCGATGAAGACGCGGCGGTGCAGTGTGTGGCGCGGGTGTTGGAGGAGGTGATAGATGTTAGCGGAGATTGA